Proteins from a genomic interval of Bradysia coprophila strain Holo2 chromosome X, BU_Bcop_v1, whole genome shotgun sequence:
- the LOC119083451 gene encoding FAD-linked sulfhydryl oxidase ALR gives MPGLEPNSNSADKAVPCRTCTDFKSWAKKQNVLFGSNAGDQNAGQTSKPTETTTLNSSERHGCPYDKDDLGRSTWGFLHTMAANYPDVPNKEDVSNVSSFFSIFAKVYPCDMCAKDFQKELANEPIEATSQHSLSQWLCRMHNKVNSKLGKPLFDCRLVNERWRDGWKDGSCD, from the exons atgccCGGATTAGAACCGAATTCAAATAGTGCTGACAAAGCTGTACCGTGTAGAACATGTACGGATTTCAAGTCATGGGCAAAgaagcaaaatgttttatttggcTCAAACGCCGGGGATCAGAATGCAGGACAGACCAGTAAG CCTACGGAAACGACTACATTGAATTCTAGCGAGAGACATGGCTGTCCATACGACAAGGATGATCTCGGCCGATCCACCTGGGGCTTTCTACATACGATGGCCGCAAATTATCCGGATGTACCGAACAAGGAGGATGTTAGCAATGTGTCATcatttttcagtattttcgCCAAAGTGTATCCATGCGATATGTGCGCAAAAGATTTTCAGAAAGA GTTAGCCAATGAGCCCATTGAGGCGACGTCACAGCACTCACTGTCGCAATGGCTGTGCCGGATGCATAATAAAGTGAATAGCAAATTGGGCAAACCTCTTTTCGATTGTCGATTAGTGAATGAACGGTGGCGAGATGGTTGGAAAGATGGATCGTGCGATTGA
- the LOC119083459 gene encoding uncharacterized protein LOC119083459, with protein MSLIKNPRVECGKILQNCTGQYFFVCSTCELEFVTLSSFLSHQNDGHEADELRNQSNDLTIPFLEQTDEITVDTDTSDSADDCSEPVEKIRAGLGTSSQCEPRLTRLVSPKPRKTARKIGFAPSFDKYKCKNCRATFSTMVNLDYHEVVCMMLPVGFYSD; from the exons ATGTCGCTTATCAAAAATCCACGAGTTGAATGCGGAAAAATTCTGCAGAACTGCACTGGGCAGTACTTTTTTGTGTGCTCCACATGCGAACTGGAATTCGTGACATTGTCAAGCTTTCTGAGTCATCAAAATGATGGACATGAGGCCGATGAATTGCGAAATCAATCAAATGATTTGACCATACCGTTCTTGGAACAAACGGACGAGATTACAGTCGACACAGATACTTCAGATTCCGCGGATGATTGCTCCGAGCCTGTAGAGAAGATCAGGGCTGGATTGGGTACATCTTCTCAATGCGAACCGCGACTTACCAGATTAGTTTCGCCGAAGCCGAGAAAAACGGCCAGAAAGATTGGTTTCG CACCTTCGTTCGACAAATACAAGTGTAAAAATTGCCGTGCAACATTCAGTACAATGGTCAATTTGGATTATCACGAAGTGGTATGCATGATGTTGCCGGTGGGATTCTATTCTGACTAA